A genomic segment from Nicotiana tabacum cultivar K326 chromosome 9, ASM71507v2, whole genome shotgun sequence encodes:
- the LOC142164104 gene encoding uncharacterized protein LOC142164104, with the protein MEMLKQIQVNIPLIDVLREMLGYAKMMKDLMSRKFDFQDLATVTLTQTCSAVVSRPIAEKLSDPGSFTIPCTIGSYAFAKALCDLGASINLMPLSIYKKLGIGITRPTSMLLQLADRMVKRPSGILDDVLVQVGKFVFLADFVILDCKVDEKIPIILGRLFLSTRRALIDCEMSELKIRLNNEEITFNVQKSMRQPSEFANCSLLDTTDVIMEEDDEALNAKNPLTSCLMNLEEVNSEELAEWVLGLSRARVLEKRARIQAFTLGRKKDPSSQAIDRSTTTIGAKTATISPEVLKECKNAIGWIIADNKGISSAFYIHKILLEDRHKPSREHQRRLNPNMKEVVKKEMIKWLDAGIIFPISYSNWVSPVQCVPKKGGMTVVQNENNELISTRIVTGWRICMDYRRLNKATRKYHFPLSFIDQMLDRLAGRSHFFFLDGYSGYNQISIALEDREKTSFTCPYCIYAFRIMSFGLYNAPTTFQRYLIDKKESKSHLIRWVLLLQEFDLEIRDRKGTDNQVTDHLSRLEGAEMKVEVE; encoded by the exons atggaaatgctgaagcaaattcaGGTAAACATTCCTCTAATTGATGTTTTGAGGGAGATGCtcggttatgcaaaaatgatgaaggacttgatgtctcgtAAGTTTGACTTCCAAGACTTGGCAACTGTCACATTGACACAAACTTGTAGTGCTGTTGTGTCAAGACCTATAGCTGAGAAGTTATCTGACCCTGGAAGCTTCACAATTCCATGCACCATAGGTAGCTATGCATTTGCCaaagcattgtgtgatttgggagcaagtataAATCTGATGCCATTGTCTATCTATAAAAAGTTAGGAATTGGAATAACAAGGCCCACATCCATGTTACTGCAGCTAGCTGACCGAATGGTGAAAAGGCCATCAGGTATACTTGACGATGTACTTGTGCAAGTTGGAAAATTTGTGTTTTtagcagattttgtcattctggaCTGCAAGGTTGATGAgaagattcccataattttgggaaggctgTTCTTATCCACACGGAGAGCTCTGATTGATTGTGAAATGAGTGAGCTGAAAATAAGGCTGAATaatgaagaaataacatttaatGTGCAAAAGTCTATGCGGCAACCCAGTGAGTTTGCAAATTGCTCTTTGTTAGACACGACGGATGTAATCATGGAGGAAGATGATGAGGCACTTAATGCAAAAAACCCTCTAACATCCTGCCTTATGAACTTAGAAGAAGTAAATAGTGAGGAGTTGGCAGAATGGGTGTTGGGTCTTTCAAGGGCAAGGGTactggaaaagagagctcgaattcAAGCCTTTACACTCGGAAGAAAGAAAGACCCCTCCAGCCAAGCCATCGATCGAAGCACCACCACAATTGGAGCTAAAACCGCTACCATCTCACCTGag GTGTTGAAAGAGTGCAAGAATGCAATTGGTTGGATCATTGCAGACAATAAGGGTATCAGCTCGGCCTTCTATATACATAAAATTCTACTGGAAGATAGGCACAAACCTtctagagaacatcaaagaaggctgaaccctaaCATGAAGGAAGTTGTAAAGAAGGAaatgatcaagtggttagatgcgggaattatTTTTCCCATCTCATATAGCAactgggttagcccagttcaatgtgtgccaaagaaaggtGGGATGACTGTTGTGCAAAACgagaacaatgagttgatctcaacaagaatagtTACGGGATGGCGAATTTGCATGGACTACAGAAGATTGAACAAGGCCACCCGAAAATATCATTTTCCCTTGTcgttcattgatcagatgctagatagattggcagggaggtcccATTTTTTCTtcttggatggatactcggggtacaatcagatatcTATTGCCTTGgaggatagagagaaaacatcatTCACCTGTCCATATTGCATTTATGCTTTTCGGATAATGTCGTTTGGCCTATACAATGCACCcaccacattccaaag GTACCTAATTGATAAAAAGGAGTCAAAGTCACACTTGATTAGATGGGTCCTACTGCTGCAAGAGTTCGACTTGGAAATCCGTGACCGAAAAGGAACGGACAACCAAGTTACCGATCACTTGTCCAGGCTTGAAGGAGCTGAAATGAAGGTGGAGGTGGAATAG